Proteins from a genomic interval of Rhizoctonia solani chromosome 12, complete sequence:
- a CDS encoding Retrovirus-related Pol polyprotein from transposon opus — protein sequence MGTIIHCKCSWPIEFEVLDLGGLFEILLGKNWLRQAEAKQIFKVDAITLTSDTGPRYIENKNPRGRQLPVKPKGPRPNSRPVVLQVHALPAGPESTQTPPSPSPHPHPLCCSKRLLNKGNRTSTSRGWMAKQALVEYKCYSQSKESELRTLDNPNNWAERHWQEAQAEAEDRQMRSIMLTKEEVPTPAVTQPLEDVLTHATRTRARKRGPELGTQLATTAAVNLKSKHKTNLFSPKQVAEILQKVHIGLDLSPDQRTAAQSVIQEFADVFALNLSKVCAVNFLKLCLDILAAAVFPMRAGQRQMTELQKQALYRMLDKLEAAGVIKQVMQDQVKAVSPISLVPKPGGINLPTTEYLQRLANLECQCYGIPIQFPKAGFHKPGQQREQPPPAKWQLVQNFASVNQVTWVYMFPMRDLVL from the coding sequence ATGGGCACCATCATCCATTGCAAGTGCTCCTGGCCAATTGAATTTGAAGTCTTAGACTTGGGAGGATTGTTTGAGATCTTATTGGGAAAAAACTGGCTTAGGCAGGCAGAAGCCAAACAGATATTCAAGGTGGATGCAATCACATTGACCTCAGATACAGGTCCTAGGTACATTGAGAACAAAAACCCAAGAGGCAGACAACTGCCAGTCAAACCCAAAGGGCCAAGACCAAACAGCAGACCAGTGGTACTGCAGGTCCATGCTTTGCCAGCAGGGCCAGAGTCAACGCAAACACCCCCAAGCCCAAGTCCACACCCACACCCACTGTGCTGCAGCAAAAGACTCCTGAACAAAGGAAACAGAACCTCAACAAGTAGAGGCTGGATGGCCAAACAGGCCCTGGTTGAATACAAGTGCTATAGTCAGAGCAAAGAGTCAGAGTTGAGAACACTTGATAACCCAAACAATTGGGCAGAGAGGCATTGGCAAGAGGCACAAGCAGAGGCAGAGGACAGGCAAATGAGATCAATCATGCTCACCAAAGAGGAGGTGCCTACACCAGCTGTAACTCAACCCCTTGAGGATGTACTCACACATGCCACAAGAACAAGAGCAAGGAAGAGAGGTCCAGAGTTAGGTACACAGTTGGCTACAACTGCAGCAGTAAACCTGAAGTCCAAACACAAAACAAACCTGTTTAGCCCCAAACAAGTAGCAGAAATCCTACAAAAAGTCCACATTGGACTGGACCTGTCACCAGACCAGAGAACTGCAGCACAGAGTGTGATCCAGGAGTTTGCAGATGTCTTTGCACTTAACCTTTCCAAAGTCTGTGCAGTTAATTTCTTGAAACTCTGCTTAGATATCCTGGCAGCTGCAGTGTTCCCTATGAGAGCAGGTCAGAGGCAGATGACTGAGCTGCAGAAGCAAGCACTTTACAGGATGTTGGACAAGCTAGAGGCAGCAGGAGTCATCAAACAGGTCATGCAAGATCAGGTTAAAGCAGTCTCACCTATCAGCCTAGTACCAAAACCAGGAGGCATCAACCTACCCACAACAGAGTACCTCCAACGCCTGGCCAACTTGGAGTGTCAATGTTATGGCATACCAATCCAATTCCCCAAGGCAGGGTTCCACAAACCAGGACAACAGAGAGAACAGCCACCCCCAGCTAAGTGGCAACTGGTCCAGAACTTTGCATCAGTAAACCAAGTGACCTGGGTATACATGTTCCCAATGAGAGAcctggtgttgtag
- a CDS encoding Retrotransposable element Tf2 protein has protein sequence MFTKLDLHWGYNNIWIKEGDKWKTVFCTKYSLLEYLVMPFGLTNAPAAFQHFMNNLFRDLIDVTVVIYLDNILIFSENPEEHLVHVREVLSRLMKNQLFCKLSKCHFHVTTVDYLGIVISPRGFSMDQKKIEAVTAWPQPKTVKQVQAFLGFVNYLWRFIPNFSTVAQPLHNLTKKETTWLWDQQEEQAFQELKTLVTRSPVLIHSNPDLPYYLETDASGVAMGAILSQRGPDNQLHPIAYMSKLFSGAEANYNTHDKELLAIIKALEEWRIFLEATDRPIQVFTNHQNLEYWMKACTFNRRHACWQIFLSDFNFEIHYCPGKQSGKPDALSRRSNYIDTPPEPEVMLPPDVFANTLEEELDIVTEICSKIRVDPSLEPIIQFLIEDADNAPPSIHKAYRDYDWEEDLLWYCRKLVVLDSEALKEQLLREFHNLPLAGHPGQQRTLELLSCNYWWQGMKSSAKECVECCPVCQANQRAHAPVISLKPLEVLPFPFHTILYNFITGFPKSQGHNAILVVIDSFSKFGHFIPTSKKVTAKGLADLFVTHVWKLHRLPVKTILD, from the coding sequence atGTTTACCAAACTTGACCTGCATTGGGGCTATAACAACATCTggatcaaagaaggagacaaatggaaaacagtGTTCTGTACCAAATACAGCTTGCTTGAGTACCtggttatgccctttggcctcaCAAATGCCCCCGCAGCgttccagcatttcatgaacaatctgttcagggatctcattgacgtcactgtggtaatttacttggacaacatcctaatcttctcagaaaacccTGAAGAACATTTGGTCCATGTAAGGGAAGTTCTGTCCAggctaatgaagaaccagttatTCTGCAAGCTATCAAAATGCCACTTTCATGTCACCACAGTGGACTACCTGGGTATTGTAATATCCCCAAGGGGCTTCTcaatggatcagaagaagattgaagcAGTCACAGCATGGCCTCAACCCAAGACAGTTAAACAGGTTCAGGcgttcttaggatttgttaACTACCTCTGGaggttcatccccaacttcagcacAGTTGCCCAACCTCTACATAACCtaaccaaaaaggaaaccacTTGGCTATGGGATCAACAGGAGGAACAGGCTTTCCAAGAATTGAAAACTCTTGTCACCAGATCACCTGTCCTAATTCACTCCAACCCAGATTTACCATACTATCTGgagacagacgcatcaggagttgccatgggagccatactgAGTCAGAGAGGTCCAGACAACCAGCTGCACCCTATTGCGTACATGTCCAAGTtgttctcaggggcagaagcAAATTACAatacccatgacaaggaactcctagccatTATCAAGGCCCTAGAagaatggcgtattttcctggagGCAACAGACAGACCAATACAAGTGTTTACCAACCACCAGAATTTAGAGTACTGGATGAAGGCCTGCACCTTTAATAGGAGACACGCATGTTGGCAGATATTCCTGAgtgacttcaactttgaaatccattattgcccagggaaacagtcaggcaaaccagatgccctctCCAGAAGATCCAACTACATAGATACAcccccagaaccagaagtcatgcttcCCCCAGATGTCTTTGCAAACACATTGGAGGAGGAATTAGatattgtcacagaaatctGTTCCAAAATAAGGGTAGACCCCTCCCTTGAGCcaatcatccaattcctaatTGAAGATGCTGATAACGCCCCTCCTTCCATCCATAAGGCCTACAgggactatgattgggaagaagacctacTATGGTATTGCAGAAAACTGGTGGTACTGGACTCAGAAGCCCTCAAAGAGCAATTGTTAAGAGAATTTCACAACTTGCCCCttgcaggacacccaggacagcAGAGAACCCTGGAACTTCTCAGCtgtaactactggtggcaaGGCATGAAATCTTCAGCAAAAGAATGTGTTGAATGCTGCCcagtatgccaagccaatcaacgCGCACACGCTCCTGTTATCTCCCTAAAACCTTTAGAGGTCCTGCCATTCCCATTTCATACCATATTGTACAACTTCATCACTGGATTTCCCAAGTCACAGGGGCACAATGCTATCCTAGTGGTTATAGATTCCTTTTCAAAGTTTGGCCATTTTATTCCTACTTCAAAAAAAGTAACTGCAAAGGGACTAGCAGACCTATTTGTCACCCATGTATGGAAACTCCACAGACTACCAGTCAAGACCATATTGGATTGA
- a CDS encoding Retrotransposable element Tf2 protein: MWLPLAEYAYNNAKHASTGKSPFELVYRRSPVMNPSNVLANVPEVDQVADTLAKEWKEAEAALKMSKERMSRDKGTIPEYLVGKEVWLDRKNVELRTNSNKLDPKWLGPFQVVEKISSHAYCLKLLETMKIHNVFYIGLLSKKNESPSQPFPDKPPLETIEGEEEYKVEQIIDSKRQQGKWFYLIKWKGYSLEDNSWEPEELLKHSQEEIKCFNKAQLRNACDSAKSL, translated from the coding sequence ATGTGGCTGCCCCTGGCGgaatacgcatacaacaatgctaAACACGCCTCCACAGGGAAGTCCCCCTTTGAATTAGTCTACAGGAGGAGTCCAGtaatgaacccatccaatGTACTGGCTAACGTCCCTGAAGTGGATCAAGTAGCAGACACCCTTGCcaaagaatggaaggaagctgAAGCAGCCCTCAAGATGAGTAAGGAAAGGATGTCCAGAGATAAGGGAACAATACCAGAGTACTTGGTTGGCAAGGAAGTCTGGCTAGACAGGAAGAACGTAGAACTCAGGACTAATTCAAACAAATTAGATCCCAAATGGCTAGGCCCCTTTCAGGTTGTGGAGAAGATCTCTAGCCATGCATACTGTCTGAAACTTCTGGAAAccatgaaaatccacaatgtgtTCTACATAGGACTACTTTCCAAGAAAAATgagtccccaagtcaaccattccCAGACAAACCCCCTCTGgagacaatagaaggggaagaagagtacaaagtggaacaaatcattgactcaaagagacaacaaggaaaatggttctacctcatcaaatggaaaggatacagCCTGGaagacaactcatgggaaccagaggaactTCTGAAACATAGtcaagaagagatcaaatGCTTCAACAAAGCACAACTGAGAAATGCTTGTgactctgccaagagcctttaa
- a CDS encoding Transposon Tf2-7 polyprotein encodes MSMRQAIQTDSDLNDLIRDALHDNKAVYKILKSLEEDIPVKGWKIDNGLLYYHDWIYVPNEPEIRKAVLESRHDNPSTGHPGQFRTLDLLSRDYYWSGMKQSVTKYVQACNSCIHSKHSNWAPEGLLQNIDLPNKPWEEITYDLIVGLPTSEGYNAILTVVDRLSKMVHFIPTHSDATAVDVANLFVSFVWKLHGLPRKTILDQGPQFNAKFLRQVYKRLGIEPHFSTAYRPQVDGQSERLNQFVEIYLRHYINYRQTDWVASLPLAEFAYNNGKHSGSKHSPFYMCYGYNPDFTVGNTKESHVPQANNLADFLKEIQTEAKAALEIAARQSAQYYDLNRREATKLEVGDKVYLSSANIKTSRPSHKLEHKQLGPYKVLEKIGRNSYKLDLPKSMKVHPVFNIALLHKKPVDKYDRDPVPLPPVVTADGEEEYTVERILDSKKVGQQVKYLVKWKGYGPEDNTWEPKAHLANAPEKLAKFHHEHPEAAGP; translated from the exons atgagtatgagacaag ctattcaaacagatagtgaccttaATGACCTAATAAGGGATGCTCTGCATGACAACAAAGCTGTATACAAAATCcttaaatccttggaagaggacaTACCTGTTAAAGGATGGAAGATTGATAATGGCCTACTATACTATCATGATTGGATCTATGTCCCcaatgagccagaaatcaggaaagccgtcttagaaagcaggcatgataacccttccactgggcacccaggacagttcagaaccttagacctcctttcaagggattactattggtcagggatgaaacagtctgtaacaaaatatgtccaagcatgcAATTCATGCATACATAGCAAACACTCCAATTgggctcctgaaggtctccttcaaaacatagatttacccaataagccctgggaggaaataacgtatgacttgattgtaggactccccacctcagaaggatacaatgcaatattaacagtagtggaccgcttatccaaaatggttcatttcataccaacgcactctgatgcAACTGCGgttgatgttgcaaacctctttgtatcctttgtgtggaagttacatgggttacccaggaaaaccattTTGGACCAAGGCCCCCAATTTAATGCAAAATTCTTGAGACAAGTCTACAAGCGGttggggatagaaccacatttctccactgcatacagaccacaagttgatggacaaagtgaacgcctaaaccagtttgtggaaatTTACCTACGCCACTACATCAACtatagacaaacagactgggttgcGTCACTACCACTTgcggaatttgcatacaataatgggaaacactcaggctccaaacactcccccttctacatgtgctatggttataatccagacttcacagttggaaacaccaaggaaagccatgtcccccaaGCCAACAACCTAGCAGACTTCCTGAAAGAGATCCAAACAGAAGcaaaagctgctttagaaattgctgcaagacaaagtgcgcaatactatgatctaaacagaagggaagcaaccaagctggaagttGGTGATAAAGTCTATTTGAGTAGtgccaacatcaaaacttcaaggccttcccatAAGCTAGAGCATAAGCAATTGGGGCCCTAtaaggtcttggagaaaattggcaggaactcctataaactggatctccctaaatccatgaaagtccatcctgtcttcaacattgccctTTTACACAAAAAGCCAGTAGACAAATATGACCGTGATCCAGTACCACTTcccccagttgtcacagctgatggagaagaggaatatactgttgaaaggatcctagactccaagaaagtgggtcaacaagtcaaatacttggttaaatggaaagggtatggaccagaggataacacatgggaacccaaggcccacttagccaatgcccctgagaaattggctaagtttcaccatgaacatccagaggcagctggaccttaa